A region of Solibacillus isronensis DNA encodes the following proteins:
- a CDS encoding adenine phosphoribosyltransferase: MDLKQYVTTVENWPKEGISFKDITTIMDNGPAYKYATDEIVEYAKEVGAEIIVGPEARGFIIGCPVAYALEIGFAPVRKPGKLPREVISADYGLEYGTDTLTMHKDAVKPGQKVLICDDLLATGGTVEATVRLIEQLGGEVVGAAFIIELTELNGRNKINNIPIKTLIQY; this comes from the coding sequence TTGAAAATTGGCCGAAAGAGGGCATCAGCTTTAAAGATATTACAACAATCATGGATAATGGTCCGGCATATAAATATGCGACTGATGAAATTGTAGAATATGCAAAAGAAGTTGGCGCTGAAATCATCGTAGGTCCTGAAGCACGCGGATTTATTATTGGTTGTCCAGTTGCATATGCTTTAGAAATCGGTTTCGCACCAGTTCGTAAACCAGGAAAGCTTCCACGTGAAGTTATTTCTGCAGATTATGGCTTAGAATACGGTACTGACACGTTAACAATGCACAAAGATGCAGTAAAACCAGGTCAAAAAGTTTTAATCTGTGATGACTTGCTTGCAACAGGCGGTACAGTAGAAGCAACTGTTCGCTTAATCGAACAATTAGGCGGCGAAGTAGTGGGTGCAGCATTCATTATCGAGCTTACAGAATTGAACGGCCGCAACAAAATCAACAATATTCCAATTAAAACTTTAATTCAATATTAA